Proteins encoded together in one Janthinobacterium tructae window:
- a CDS encoding anti-sigma factor family protein: protein MTTQAISEAQLHALADGVLPEEQRAAVDAYLRAHPGDAARVDAWREQNRQLHALFDSVLDEAVPPHLVQAASPPAANDAWQRHAMQAAAAIVLVIAGGAGGWLLRGDGGDTGDMRTASASPLALARSAAIAHAVYTPEVRHPVEVGVEQEAHLVQWLSKRLGSTLQPPVLSPLGYHLIGGRLLPGDGDGPVAQFMYEEGGGKRLTLYVARERAGKQETAFRYTQEKDLGVFYWIDDQMGYALSARLPKAELGKIADAVYAQLESH, encoded by the coding sequence ATGACAACGCAAGCCATCAGCGAAGCGCAATTGCACGCCCTGGCCGACGGCGTCCTGCCGGAAGAGCAGCGCGCGGCCGTCGACGCCTACCTGCGCGCGCATCCCGGGGACGCCGCCAGGGTCGATGCCTGGCGTGAACAGAACCGGCAATTGCACGCGCTGTTCGATTCCGTGCTGGACGAAGCCGTGCCGCCGCACCTTGTGCAGGCAGCATCGCCACCGGCGGCGAACGACGCCTGGCAGCGCCACGCCATGCAGGCGGCGGCAGCCATCGTGCTGGTCATCGCCGGCGGTGCGGGCGGCTGGCTGCTGCGCGGCGATGGCGGCGACACCGGCGACATGCGGACCGCCAGCGCCAGCCCCCTGGCCCTGGCGCGCAGCGCCGCCATCGCCCATGCCGTCTACACGCCCGAGGTGCGCCACCCCGTGGAAGTGGGGGTGGAACAGGAGGCGCACCTGGTGCAATGGCTGTCGAAACGCCTGGGCAGCACCTTGCAGCCGCCCGTGCTGTCGCCGCTCGGCTATCACTTGATCGGCGGACGCCTGCTGCCCGGCGATGGCGACGGCCCCGTGGCGCAATTCATGTACGAAGAAGGCGGCGGCAAGCGCCTGACCCTGTACGTGGCCAGGGAGCGGGCCGGCAAGCAGGAAACGGCCTTTCGCTATACGCAGGAAAAGGACCTGGGCGTGTTTTACTGGATCGATGACCAGATGGGCTACGCCCTCTCGGCCAGGCTGCCGAAAGCCGAGTTGGGCAAGATCGCCGACGCCGTGTATGCGCAACTGGAAAGTCACTAA
- a CDS encoding RNA polymerase sigma factor — MTTPEDSRQLQACLPGLRRYARALAGGLQADDLVQDTVERAWRKLDQWQRGGEMRPWLFSIMHNLHLDQLRRPGLALQELDDDSVLPAPERAPGQAIAIGEMDAALARLPLAQREVILLVALEQMPYEQVAATLDIPVGTVMSRLSRGRDKLRTLLDGRPAGSQGSGPPTLKVVK; from the coding sequence ATGACCACGCCAGAGGACAGCCGCCAGCTGCAAGCCTGCCTGCCAGGCCTGCGCCGCTATGCGCGTGCGCTGGCAGGCGGACTGCAGGCGGACGACCTGGTGCAGGATACCGTGGAGCGTGCCTGGCGCAAGCTCGATCAGTGGCAGCGCGGCGGCGAGATGCGGCCCTGGCTGTTCTCCATCATGCATAACCTGCACCTGGACCAGCTGCGCCGCCCCGGCCTGGCGCTGCAGGAACTGGACGACGACAGCGTGCTGCCCGCCCCTGAGCGGGCGCCAGGGCAAGCCATCGCCATCGGCGAAATGGATGCGGCGCTGGCCCGCCTGCCGCTGGCGCAGCGCGAAGTGATCCTGCTGGTCGCGCTCGAACAAATGCCGTATGAGCAGGTGGCGGCCACCCTGGACATCCCCGTCGGCACCGTCATGTCGCGCCTGTCGCGCGGACGCGACAAACTGCGCACCCTGCTCGATGGCCGCCCTGCCGGCAGCCAGGGCAGCGGCCCACCCACCCTGAAAGTCGTGAAATGA